One Vibrio taketomensis DNA window includes the following coding sequences:
- the aspS gene encoding aspartate--tRNA ligase, protein MRTHYCGHLNKSLAGQTVELCGWVNRRRDLGGLIFIDMRDREGVVQVVVDPDMADAYKIAEQLRNEFCIKLTGEVRARPESQVNAGMATGEVEILATGLEIINRSDVLPLDFNQKNSEEQRLKYRYLDLRRPEMSDRIKLRAKASSFVRRFLDDNGFLDIETPVLTKATPEGARDYLVPSRVHKGSFYALPQSPQLFKQLLMMSGFDRYYQIVKCFRDEDLRADRQPEFTQIDIETSFMSADQVREVTENMVRDMWQELLNVDLGQFPVMSFEEAARRFGSDKPDLRNPLELVDVADILKDVDFKVFSGPANDEKGRVAVIRVPGGAALSRKQIDEYTNFVGIYGAKGLAWMKVNDRAAGFEGVQSPVAKFLNEEVVAQLLDRTQAETGDIILFGADSKRVVTEAMGALRLKLGTDLELTDKSAWKPLWVVDFPMFEEDDEGNLHAMHHPFTSPLGLTAEELKANPASANSNAYDMVINGYEVGGGSVRIHNAEMQAAVFDILGIDADEQKLKFGFLLDALKFGTPPHAGLAFGLDRLVMLLCGTENIRDVIAFPKTTAAACLLTDAPSVANPAALEELAIAVTVAKEKAAE, encoded by the coding sequence ATGCGTACCCATTACTGTGGTCACCTGAACAAGTCCCTTGCAGGACAAACTGTAGAACTATGCGGCTGGGTTAACCGTCGTCGCGATTTAGGCGGTCTGATTTTTATCGATATGCGAGATCGTGAAGGCGTTGTTCAGGTTGTTGTTGATCCAGATATGGCAGATGCTTACAAAATCGCTGAGCAACTACGCAATGAATTCTGTATCAAACTAACAGGTGAAGTTCGTGCACGTCCAGAAAGCCAAGTAAATGCTGGCATGGCTACTGGTGAAGTTGAGATTCTGGCAACAGGTCTTGAAATCATCAACCGCAGCGACGTTCTACCACTAGACTTCAACCAAAAGAACTCTGAAGAACAGCGTCTAAAATACCGTTACCTAGACCTACGTCGTCCAGAAATGAGCGACCGCATCAAACTACGTGCTAAAGCGTCAAGCTTTGTACGTCGTTTCCTAGATGACAACGGTTTCCTAGACATCGAAACACCGGTTCTAACGAAAGCAACGCCAGAAGGTGCACGTGACTACCTAGTACCAAGCCGTGTACATAAAGGCAGCTTCTACGCACTACCTCAATCTCCACAGCTATTCAAACAGCTGCTAATGATGTCTGGTTTTGACCGTTACTACCAAATCGTTAAGTGTTTCCGTGACGAAGACCTACGTGCTGACCGTCAGCCAGAATTCACTCAGATCGATATCGAAACCTCATTCATGTCTGCTGATCAAGTGCGTGAAGTGACTGAAAACATGGTTCGCGATATGTGGCAAGAGCTACTGAACGTAGACCTAGGTCAGTTCCCAGTAATGTCATTTGAAGAAGCGGCACGCCGTTTTGGTTCTGATAAGCCAGATCTACGTAACCCTCTTGAGCTTGTTGACGTTGCAGATATCCTAAAAGATGTCGACTTCAAAGTATTCTCTGGTCCTGCTAATGACGAGAAAGGTCGTGTGGCAGTGATTCGTGTACCAGGTGGCGCTGCGCTATCTCGTAAGCAAATCGACGAATACACTAACTTCGTAGGTATTTACGGTGCGAAGGGTCTAGCATGGATGAAAGTAAACGACCGTGCAGCAGGCTTTGAAGGCGTACAATCTCCAGTAGCTAAGTTCCTAAATGAAGAAGTTGTGGCACAACTACTTGATCGCACTCAAGCGGAAACTGGTGACATCATCCTATTTGGTGCAGACAGCAAACGCGTTGTAACAGAAGCGATGGGCGCACTGCGTCTTAAACTAGGTACTGACCTTGAGCTAACTGATAAGTCAGCTTGGAAACCGCTATGGGTTGTTGACTTCCCAATGTTTGAAGAAGACGACGAAGGTAACCTACACGCGATGCACCACCCATTCACATCGCCGCTAGGTCTAACTGCTGAAGAGTTGAAAGCGAACCCTGCATCTGCAAACTCAAATGCGTACGACATGGTTATCAATGGCTACGAAGTGGGCGGTGGTTCTGTACGTATCCACAATGCAGAAATGCAAGCAGCAGTATTTGATATCCTAGGTATCGATGCAGACGAGCAAAAACTGAAGTTTGGCTTCCTACTTGACGCACTGAAATTCGGTACACCACCACACGCAGGTCTTGCATTCGGTCTAGACCGTCTAGTGATGCTACTATGTGGTACTGAAAACATCCGTGACGTTATCGCATTCCCTAAAACAACCGCTGCTGCGTGTCTACTAACAGACGCTCCAAGCGTTGCTAACCCAGCAGCACTTGAAGAGCTAGCGATTGCCGTAACGGTAGCGAAAGAGAAAGCAGCAGAGTAA
- the cmoA gene encoding carboxy-S-adenosyl-L-methionine synthase CmoA, with the protein MNPKSNPDTIFSAPIDKIGDFTFDERVAEVFPDMIQRSVPGYSNIISAIGMLAERFVKPHSNIYDLGCSLGAATLSMRRHIQQEGCKIIAVDNSSAMVERCKLHVNAYRSDTPVEVVEADIRNIDIVDASVVVLNFTLQFLSPSDRYALLEKIYAGLRPGGILILSEKYVFEDSVANELLIDLHHDFKRANGYSELEISQKRSAIENVMRPDSKREHKERFAQIGFSSFDVWFQCFNFGSMFAIK; encoded by the coding sequence ATGAACCCAAAGAGCAATCCAGATACCATTTTTTCGGCGCCAATCGATAAAATTGGTGACTTCACGTTTGATGAACGTGTAGCGGAAGTATTTCCTGATATGATTCAGCGCTCTGTCCCGGGCTATAGCAATATTATCTCGGCTATCGGCATGCTCGCAGAGCGCTTTGTAAAACCACACAGCAATATTTACGACCTCGGCTGTTCACTGGGCGCAGCGACGCTTTCTATGCGCCGTCATATTCAACAAGAAGGCTGTAAGATCATCGCTGTAGATAACTCTTCTGCAATGGTTGAGCGCTGCAAATTGCACGTTAATGCTTACCGCAGCGATACCCCTGTAGAAGTCGTAGAAGCGGACATCCGTAACATTGATATTGTCGATGCTTCTGTTGTGGTTTTGAACTTCACTTTGCAATTTCTATCACCAAGCGATCGTTACGCACTACTAGAAAAAATTTATGCAGGTCTGCGCCCGGGTGGCATTTTGATTCTGTCGGAAAAATACGTATTTGAAGACAGCGTAGCCAATGAGCTGCTTATCGATTTGCACCACGATTTCAAACGTGCCAACGGTTACAGTGAGCTTGAGATCAGTCAAAAACGCAGTGCCATTGAAAATGTAATGCGTCCAGATTCGAAAAGAGAACACAAAGAGCGCTTTGCGCAAATCGGCTTTAGCAGCTTCGATGTATGGTTCCAATGCTTTAACTTTGGTTCAATGTTCGCGATTAAATAG
- a CDS encoding ATP-dependent zinc protease: MFIRLTPVVALTLLSGCTLTNIDRNHQQTLAAIQSVETNLNSQVDSLNQQVAEQSTYIKSLEAKILTMQSKTLDNQAIAFKKIDSLKQETVKPVVAPVAAPPTHNVVLGAIERVTIESIKQTFDARVDTGAATSSLNAVDIEEFERNGKKWVRFHLSDENTPSGEDNWIEAPIVKFVKIRQSTNDEMERRAVVELWVKVGKIHEKAQFTLADRSQMSHPVLLGREFIQDIAVVDVSKKYVQSEEQQNQ; this comes from the coding sequence ATGTTCATCCGATTAACACCTGTAGTAGCTCTTACTCTGTTATCTGGCTGCACCCTTACCAACATAGATAGAAACCATCAACAAACGTTGGCGGCTATCCAATCTGTTGAAACCAACTTAAACAGCCAGGTCGATTCTCTCAATCAGCAAGTCGCTGAACAATCTACTTACATCAAAAGCCTCGAAGCAAAAATTCTAACGATGCAAAGTAAAACGCTGGATAACCAAGCGATTGCATTTAAGAAAATTGACTCGTTGAAACAAGAAACCGTTAAACCCGTCGTAGCCCCTGTTGCTGCGCCGCCAACCCATAATGTGGTGCTGGGTGCGATTGAACGAGTCACCATCGAATCTATCAAACAAACCTTTGACGCTCGTGTTGATACGGGTGCCGCAACCTCTTCACTCAACGCCGTCGATATTGAAGAGTTTGAACGTAACGGTAAAAAATGGGTTCGCTTCCACTTATCTGATGAAAATACGCCATCAGGCGAAGATAACTGGATTGAAGCACCAATCGTGAAGTTCGTAAAAATTCGTCAATCCACTAACGACGAAATGGAACGTCGTGCTGTCGTTGAGTTGTGGGTTAAAGTCGGCAAAATTCACGAAAAAGCGCAGTTTACCTTGGCAGATCGCTCTCAGATGAGTCACCCAGTGTTATTAGGTCGTGAATTTATTCAAGATATCGCCGTTGTCGATGTGAGTAAGAAATACGTTCAGTCTGAAGAACAACAAAACCAATAA
- a CDS encoding protein-disulfide reductase DsbD family protein yields MKQFVVVFILLISTLFSYVSFAQSTDWITDAKHPPVKLRLLLTGEQQPQLKQVQAVLDVRLDGEWKTYWRSPGEAGIAPELHWSESTNIESVQWHWPIPHYFEQLGIMTLGYKHQVSFPLTLTLENANQAARLEGNLRLPSCTDICVITDYPIDLKIDPKNLTLDPDAMFLFNQGMSLSPKVNPKVNLAGTYWNAEQQQFVVQLTNQHAWQSPQVLVDGKQVEKEFFAPPSLTINNNVGANQYQLTAVFDVSNWKGHADLTGKAVTITISDQTFATELSADVGTTPIEYSQTNLMTMLGFALLGGLLLNIMPCVLPVLGLKLNSIALQQQASVRHIRTSFIASALGIISSFALIAGALTLLKIGGESIGWGIQFQSVEFLLLMLIVTLLFALNLLGLFEFKLPSRLNTWAATQGDSSHLGHFVQGMFATLLATPCSAPFLGTAVAYALGASYLELWIIFIALGIGMSFPWLLFAIAPRLIAFMPKPGLWMDRIKLLFGFMMLATTLWLTNLLTPFLGKFVVLVLSTIIMVISLIWLGRVHGRKLLVPLIAVMTLLGGSSLVIGSLTADNWATPIVDDLPWQKLQADKISALTKQGKTVFVEVTADWCITCKANKIGVVLQDPVYSALQKPNMVLMLGDWTTPNENVTQYLQSHGRYGVPFNIIYGPSAPQGIALPVILSDTQVIDAIKRASQP; encoded by the coding sequence ATCAAACAGTTTGTTGTTGTTTTCATTCTGCTAATTAGCACTTTATTTTCCTATGTTAGCTTTGCGCAAAGCACTGATTGGATAACCGATGCCAAGCATCCTCCAGTTAAACTACGTCTGCTATTAACAGGTGAGCAGCAACCACAATTAAAACAAGTGCAAGCAGTACTTGATGTGCGGCTTGACGGAGAGTGGAAAACCTACTGGCGAAGCCCAGGTGAAGCCGGCATTGCCCCTGAACTACACTGGTCCGAATCCACTAACATTGAATCCGTCCAATGGCATTGGCCAATACCTCATTATTTTGAGCAACTTGGAATCATGACGTTAGGCTACAAGCATCAAGTGAGCTTTCCACTCACTCTGACGCTCGAAAATGCCAATCAAGCGGCAAGACTTGAAGGCAACCTACGCTTACCGTCCTGCACCGATATCTGTGTGATCACCGATTATCCAATCGATCTAAAGATTGATCCTAAAAACCTGACACTCGATCCTGATGCCATGTTTCTTTTCAATCAGGGAATGAGCCTAAGTCCCAAAGTTAATCCAAAGGTTAACCTCGCTGGCACCTACTGGAATGCAGAGCAACAACAGTTTGTGGTGCAACTGACTAACCAACACGCGTGGCAATCGCCGCAAGTATTGGTCGATGGCAAACAAGTGGAAAAAGAGTTTTTTGCGCCGCCATCTCTAACCATCAACAACAACGTTGGAGCGAATCAATACCAACTGACCGCAGTCTTCGATGTCAGTAACTGGAAAGGTCATGCCGATCTAACAGGCAAAGCAGTCACAATAACCATATCAGATCAAACCTTTGCTACAGAACTGAGCGCCGATGTGGGCACAACGCCGATTGAATATAGCCAAACTAACTTGATGACCATGTTGGGTTTTGCGCTGTTGGGTGGATTACTGCTCAACATTATGCCGTGCGTATTACCTGTACTAGGTTTGAAACTCAATAGTATTGCGCTGCAACAACAAGCGTCTGTGCGTCATATTCGCACCTCTTTTATCGCTTCAGCACTGGGGATCATCAGCTCATTTGCGTTGATCGCAGGTGCATTAACTCTGCTAAAAATCGGCGGAGAAAGTATTGGTTGGGGCATTCAATTCCAAAGCGTTGAGTTTCTACTATTGATGCTGATTGTAACGCTGCTATTTGCATTAAACCTGCTGGGATTATTTGAATTCAAGCTGCCAAGTCGCCTCAACACTTGGGCCGCCACTCAAGGTGACAGTAGCCATCTTGGTCATTTTGTTCAGGGTATGTTTGCCACCCTACTCGCCACGCCTTGTAGTGCACCATTTTTAGGCACTGCGGTCGCTTATGCGCTGGGTGCAAGCTACCTTGAACTGTGGATCATATTTATCGCCCTTGGCATCGGTATGAGCTTTCCTTGGTTACTGTTTGCTATTGCGCCTCGTTTAATCGCATTTATGCCAAAACCGGGCTTATGGATGGACCGTATTAAGTTGCTGTTTGGCTTTATGATGCTGGCGACAACCCTTTGGCTCACCAACTTACTGACGCCATTTCTCGGTAAATTTGTCGTGCTAGTTCTATCAACCATTATTATGGTCATAAGCCTAATATGGCTAGGCCGTGTTCATGGGCGCAAACTTTTGGTTCCGCTTATTGCCGTTATGACACTACTTGGCGGGAGTAGCTTAGTCATTGGTAGCCTTACTGCTGATAACTGGGCGACGCCAATCGTCGATGATCTTCCGTGGCAAAAACTGCAAGCAGATAAAATCAGCGCATTAACTAAGCAAGGCAAAACCGTATTTGTCGAAGTCACCGCAGATTGGTGTATTACGTGTAAAGCCAACAAGATTGGTGTCGTACTGCAAGACCCTGTCTATAGTGCATTGCAGAAGCCGAATATGGTATTGATGCTCGGTGATTGGACGACGCCAAACGAGAACGTTACGCAGTATCTACAAAGCCATGGACGCTACGGCGTGCCGTTTAATATTATCTATGGCCCATCTGCGCCTCAAGGGATTGCTCTACCAGTGATTCTATCTGACACACAAGTTATCGATGCGATTAAACGAGCGAGCCAACCATGA
- a CDS encoding DUF72 domain-containing protein, whose protein sequence is MMQLPLRLGLTMWSHNQWQQSFYGSGTKPAERLEKYTQVFHTVEGNTTFYATPSSNTVRNWHAASHDEFKFTFKLPQAITHQQMLKGCQAQLKAFLQIMAPLHHRIGQWTIQLPAAFSPADLPVLQQFCALFPADFPLGVEVRHLGYFAKNDDEKRLNQWLIESEIDRIIMDSRPVFAAEPVNEVIIDAQKKKPRVPVHAIATADHPMIRFIGHPDFDANFNFFKPWLSKLPQWIAQGKQPYLMIHTPDNVLAPELAHKLYQQLAQQVTLPALNAFPAVDGDSQISMF, encoded by the coding sequence ATGATGCAATTACCTCTTCGACTTGGCCTAACCATGTGGTCACACAACCAGTGGCAACAAAGCTTTTATGGCAGCGGAACTAAGCCAGCTGAGCGGCTCGAAAAGTATACTCAGGTATTTCATACCGTTGAGGGCAACACCACGTTTTATGCCACACCCAGCTCAAATACAGTGCGGAATTGGCACGCTGCCAGCCATGATGAGTTTAAGTTCACCTTCAAATTGCCCCAAGCCATTACCCATCAACAAATGCTCAAAGGATGCCAAGCGCAATTAAAAGCGTTTTTGCAGATTATGGCGCCGCTGCACCATCGAATCGGGCAATGGACGATTCAGTTACCCGCCGCTTTTAGTCCTGCAGATTTGCCGGTTTTACAGCAGTTTTGCGCATTATTTCCTGCGGATTTCCCGCTTGGGGTCGAAGTCCGTCATCTTGGTTATTTTGCCAAAAACGACGATGAAAAACGCCTTAACCAATGGCTGATTGAATCAGAAATCGATCGCATCATTATGGATAGTCGCCCGGTATTTGCCGCCGAGCCTGTTAATGAGGTCATTATCGATGCGCAAAAGAAAAAACCACGCGTGCCAGTACATGCAATAGCCACCGCTGATCATCCAATGATCCGCTTTATTGGTCACCCGGATTTCGATGCCAATTTCAATTTTTTTAAACCATGGTTAAGCAAACTACCTCAATGGATCGCTCAAGGTAAGCAGCCATATCTAATGATTCATACACCAGACAACGTGCTCGCTCCTGAGTTAGCGCACAAGCTCTATCAGCAATTGGCACAGCAAGTGACTCTACCTGCCTTAAATGCCTTTCCTGCCGTGGATGGTGATTCACAAATCAGCATGTTTTAA
- a CDS encoding GGDEF domain-containing protein, producing MSDTYTKFGGTLDIDIIKQCAKIQAYLAERVPDLELNDICYAFDVLCFLLSDSDGGNNFASQSHITNRTIDRKIDLLHHAARFAFNLDLDKVTYQRLGLRYIELLDFSTKIMKDMSIKDSLTGALCFDYLKSLNERLSQQNFLLFFFDLDNLKAVNDTQGHEAGNQVLKTFANALLESLRATDLVFRYGGDEFVVIVLNEHIEPNVLIERIDYQLHSKTQASNIQYSVGWAYNEEFDLFKTIKVADSLMYKNKRRLI from the coding sequence ATGAGCGATACGTACACCAAGTTCGGTGGCACCTTAGACATCGATATCATAAAGCAATGCGCTAAAATCCAAGCGTACTTAGCAGAGCGAGTCCCCGATTTGGAACTCAATGATATCTGTTATGCGTTTGATGTATTGTGCTTTCTACTGAGCGATTCCGATGGTGGCAACAATTTTGCTAGTCAAAGTCACATCACCAATCGCACTATTGATCGAAAAATTGATCTTCTCCACCACGCAGCTCGCTTTGCCTTTAATTTAGACCTCGATAAAGTTACCTATCAACGACTTGGATTACGTTACATTGAGCTGCTTGATTTCAGCACCAAGATAATGAAAGACATGAGCATCAAAGATAGTCTGACTGGAGCACTTTGCTTTGACTATCTTAAGTCCCTGAACGAACGCCTTTCTCAACAAAACTTTCTACTGTTCTTTTTTGATTTAGACAACTTGAAAGCCGTTAATGACACGCAAGGGCACGAAGCAGGTAACCAAGTACTCAAAACATTTGCCAACGCCCTACTTGAGTCACTCAGAGCGACAGACCTTGTATTTCGTTATGGTGGTGATGAATTTGTCGTCATTGTTTTAAATGAGCATATCGAACCAAACGTATTAATCGAACGCATTGATTATCAGCTACACTCAAAAACTCAAGCCTCTAATATTCAATACAGTGTTGGCTGGGCCTACAACGAAGAATTTGACCTTTTCAAAACCATAAAAGTTGCCGATTCTTTGATGTACAAAAACAAGAGGAGACTGATTTGA
- the cmoB gene encoding tRNA 5-methoxyuridine(34)/uridine 5-oxyacetic acid(34) synthase CmoB: MFNFANFYQLIAQDTRLQPWLNVLPQQLTDWQNAEHGDFDRWLRALNKIPAGTPDNIDIKDSVTISNNSPMHTGELKKLENLLRTFHPWRKGPYHVHGIHIDTEWRSDWKWDRVLPHISPLKNRSVLDVGCGNGYHMWRMLGEGARLTVGIDPSHLFLIQFEAIRKMMGDDQRAHLLPLGIEQLPKLEAFDTVFSMGVLYHRRSPLDHLIQLKDQLVSGGELVLETLVIEGDETSVLVPVDRYAQMRNVYFFPSAKALKVWLEQVGFVDVRIVDENVTSTDEQRTTDWMTHNSLPDYLDQNDPSKTVEGHPAPRRAVLVAKNRNFYKKSIFLTQFNFFFV, encoded by the coding sequence ATGTTTAATTTTGCCAATTTCTACCAACTTATTGCCCAAGATACGCGTCTGCAACCTTGGCTCAATGTACTACCACAACAGCTCACAGACTGGCAAAATGCAGAACACGGTGACTTTGATCGCTGGCTACGTGCGCTAAATAAAATTCCAGCGGGTACGCCTGATAATATAGATATCAAAGATTCAGTGACGATCTCTAACAACTCGCCAATGCACACTGGCGAGTTGAAAAAACTTGAGAACTTACTGCGCACCTTCCACCCATGGCGCAAAGGTCCTTACCACGTGCACGGTATCCACATCGATACTGAATGGCGCAGTGATTGGAAATGGGATCGCGTATTGCCACACATTTCACCATTGAAAAACCGCAGTGTACTTGATGTTGGCTGTGGTAATGGCTACCACATGTGGCGCATGCTAGGTGAAGGTGCACGCCTAACAGTCGGTATTGACCCTTCTCACCTATTCCTAATTCAGTTCGAAGCAATTCGTAAGATGATGGGCGATGATCAGCGTGCACATCTTCTGCCACTGGGTATTGAGCAGCTACCTAAACTGGAAGCGTTTGACACTGTATTTAGCATGGGCGTGCTTTACCACCGCCGTTCACCATTGGACCATCTAATCCAGCTTAAAGATCAGTTGGTATCAGGCGGTGAGCTCGTGTTGGAAACACTGGTTATTGAAGGCGACGAAACCTCGGTACTAGTGCCAGTGGATCGCTACGCGCAAATGCGCAATGTGTACTTCTTCCCTTCAGCAAAAGCATTAAAAGTGTGGTTGGAGCAAGTTGGTTTTGTTGATGTACGAATCGTTGACGAAAATGTGACGTCAACCGACGAACAACGCACCACAGATTGGATGACGCACAATTCGCTACCTGATTACCTAGATCAAAACGATCCAAGCAAAACAGTCGAAGGTCACCCTGCACCACGTCGTGCTGTTTTGGTCGCGAAAAACCGTAACTTTTATAAGAAAAGTATTTTTCTGACACAGTTTAACTTTTTCTTTGTCTGA
- a CDS encoding protein disulfide oxidoreductase codes for MKSATKKSSWKYWLKEFCLALVIIAVASYAMDFYHSSSAPKGKAPEIQTVDINGNHIDVNALSKQGDPVIVYFWATWCGACKWVSPVIDWFANDHQVVTVALSSGDNARIQSYLDAKQFQFSAINDAQHPVSTEWGIRVTPTIAIVKDGEIKYLTSGITTPWGLWLRTRFS; via the coding sequence ATGAAAAGCGCGACAAAAAAATCCAGTTGGAAATATTGGCTGAAGGAGTTTTGCTTAGCACTCGTGATCATTGCCGTTGCATCCTATGCGATGGATTTTTATCACAGTAGCTCTGCACCAAAAGGTAAAGCACCGGAAATTCAAACTGTCGATATTAACGGTAACCATATCGACGTTAATGCACTCAGCAAACAAGGTGACCCTGTGATTGTCTATTTCTGGGCGACATGGTGCGGCGCTTGTAAGTGGGTTAGCCCGGTTATAGATTGGTTTGCAAATGATCATCAAGTGGTCACGGTAGCGCTTTCATCCGGCGATAACGCACGTATCCAATCTTATCTCGATGCTAAACAATTTCAGTTTTCCGCGATTAATGATGCCCAACATCCTGTTAGCACTGAATGGGGAATTCGCGTCACTCCGACGATTGCGATTGTCAAAGATGGCGAAATCAAATATCTCACTTCAGGTATCACCACACCGTGGGGATTGTGGCTAAGAACACGATTCAGCTAA
- a CDS encoding BLUF domain-containing protein, translated as MKFILYSSDAKLSDVDLQQLLAAAIEKNARLNVTGFLMSHSSGFIQYIEGESSTLDDLYEEICADKRHCHINTLLEANIEQRMYQDWSMGHVYIDDDQMIEQLKCTDGLALFEILKARTLFLYPNDFSTQQA; from the coding sequence TTGAAATTTATTCTCTACAGCAGCGATGCAAAATTGAGTGATGTCGATTTACAGCAACTTCTCGCCGCCGCAATTGAGAAAAATGCACGGCTCAATGTTACCGGTTTTTTAATGTCCCATTCCTCAGGGTTTATTCAATATATTGAAGGGGAATCATCGACTCTCGATGACCTTTATGAAGAGATCTGTGCAGACAAACGACATTGCCACATTAACACATTGCTCGAAGCTAACATCGAGCAAAGAATGTATCAGGATTGGAGCATGGGCCATGTCTACATTGATGATGACCAAATGATTGAGCAACTCAAATGCACAGACGGCTTAGCCTTGTTTGAAATCCTCAAAGCAAGAACTCTATTTCTCTACCCAAATGACTTCTCGACACAACAAGCGTAG
- a CDS encoding pseudouridine synthase — translation MQRNERQSVSNRLISSVRLLDTLLLNVKTPSNKPRISPQERKVLVFNKPFDTLTQFTDGEGRKTLADFIPVKDVYAAGRLDRDSEGLLVLTNDGILQAKLTQPNSKSPKTYWVQVEGAPTQVDLDKLRKGVELKDGMTLPAKVEIMPEPQVWERNPPVRFRASIPTTWLAITIIEGRNRQVRRMTANIGFPTLRLIRYSMGDIVLGDLQPGEWKEITL, via the coding sequence ATTCAACGCAACGAACGACAAAGCGTTTCAAACAGACTGATAAGCTCGGTACGGCTACTCGACACTCTTCTTCTAAACGTAAAAACGCCGTCAAACAAGCCAAGAATTTCACCTCAAGAACGAAAAGTACTGGTATTCAACAAGCCTTTCGACACCCTAACGCAATTTACTGACGGTGAAGGGCGTAAAACATTGGCGGATTTTATTCCGGTAAAAGACGTGTATGCTGCAGGACGCCTTGATCGCGATAGTGAAGGCTTACTCGTACTCACTAATGATGGGATTTTGCAGGCAAAACTGACTCAACCAAACTCAAAATCTCCGAAAACCTATTGGGTACAAGTAGAAGGTGCGCCAACGCAAGTCGACTTGGATAAACTGCGCAAAGGGGTTGAGCTTAAGGATGGAATGACACTCCCTGCAAAAGTCGAAATCATGCCTGAGCCACAAGTATGGGAGCGTAATCCACCCGTGCGTTTTCGCGCCAGTATTCCAACTACTTGGCTGGCCATCACTATTATTGAGGGACGCAATCGTCAAGTACGTCGCATGACCGCCAACATCGGTTTCCCGACGCTGCGCTTAATTCGCTATTCAATGGGTGATATTGTACTTGGCGATCTACAACCTGGTGAATGGAAAGAAATTACGCTCTGA